A part of Brevinematia bacterium genomic DNA contains:
- the pdxA gene encoding 4-hydroxythreonine-4-phosphate dehydrogenase PdxA, with product MVGITIGDPTGIGPEVIIKSLSKLSKEQLRRVVLIGSIEVFKLWSEKYGIDIKFCVYPCGSTDSIPVVDIGIKVSTLDISEELASRISLYSIDKSIELLKENRIDSIVNAPISKERVAKVLPGFRGHTKYYAEAFGIENYNMAFYSRDLRVVLLTEHIPLKDVPNSISKEKIKSTLINSYNWVKMLEGKEEVRIGICGLNPHAGEKGEIGDEEKTIIKAMEELDLEVYGPLPPDTAFLEYRKKSLDCLVALYHDQGLIGFKLLHFDDGINTTIGLPFVRSSPDHGTAFDIAGRGIANPESMLQAIIYCLHVESKVKI from the coding sequence ATGGTAGGAATAACTATAGGAGATCCTACTGGAATAGGTCCTGAGGTAATAATAAAATCACTTTCAAAACTCAGTAAAGAGCAACTTAGGCGTGTTGTATTGATAGGTAGCATAGAAGTTTTTAAGCTGTGGAGTGAAAAATACGGTATTGATATAAAGTTTTGTGTATACCCTTGCGGATCCACTGATAGCATTCCTGTAGTTGATATAGGCATCAAAGTGTCAACTTTAGATATCTCCGAAGAGCTAGCGAGTAGAATTTCCTTGTATAGTATAGATAAGTCAATAGAGCTACTTAAAGAAAATAGGATAGATTCTATTGTTAACGCTCCAATCTCAAAAGAAAGAGTAGCAAAGGTTTTGCCGGGCTTTCGTGGACACACTAAATACTATGCCGAGGCATTTGGAATTGAAAATTATAACATGGCGTTTTATAGCAGGGATCTGAGAGTTGTCTTATTGACAGAGCATATTCCATTGAAAGATGTTCCTAATAGTATTTCTAAAGAAAAGATCAAAAGCACTCTAATTAATTCATACAACTGGGTCAAGATGTTAGAAGGGAAGGAGGAGGTTAGAATAGGAATATGTGGTTTGAACCCCCATGCTGGTGAGAAGGGTGAGATTGGAGATGAAGAGAAAACAATAATTAAAGCTATGGAAGAACTTGATTTAGAAGTATACGGTCCACTGCCACCCGATACCGCTTTCCTTGAGTATAGAAAGAAAAGCTTGGATTGTCTTGTTGCTTTATACCATGATCAGGGCTTGATAGGTTTTAAGCTTCTGCACTTTGACGATGGTATTAATACTACAATAGGGCTTCCGTTCGTAAGAAGTAGCCCTGATCACGGAACTGCTTTTGATATAGCAGGCAGAGGAATAGCTAATCCAGAAAGTATGTTACAAGCAATAATCTACTGTTTACACGTTGAATCTAAAGTTAAGATTTAG